From the genome of Nocardia mangyaensis:
CGCGCGAGTGCGGGCCGCACCGGCGGCCAGACCGCGCAGCCGGGCCAGGTACACCAGCTGATCGAGCACCGGCTGCTTCGGATACAACCCCCGCTCCTCGGGCATGTACCCGAATCCGCGCCGATCCAGCGCGGTCACCGGCCGTCCGTCCCACCGGACCTCGCCTCCGTGCACCCCGAGCACACCCATGATCATCCGCATGGTGGTGGTCTTCCCGGCGCCGTTGCCCCCGACGAACCCGGTCAGCAATCCCGCCTCGACGTCGAATGACACCCCGTCGACCGCGACGTTGTCTCCGAATCGGCGGATCAGTCCCGCGACTTCCAACATCGAAATTCCCGTCTGTCGTCTCGTCGACAACCGTACCGACCCAACGTCTTCGACAGCGACGTCGAATCGGCACGGCGGGCAGGATCAGCGCGGGGTGACCCAGGTGGTGATGTCGGCGTGGACGACCTCGATCCCGTCCCGGTCGTAGATCGACACGGGCACGATCAGATTCACGCCCTCGGTGATCGCCGCGAAATCCGGGATCTCGTCGAGCTTGGCGACAGCGCGCAGCCCGGTCTCGGCCTTGGCCAGGTATTGCACGTTCATCGCCTTGGGGATCCAGCGGTGTGTGGTGGGGACGGTGGCCTCACTGAGCATCCCCATCGCCACCTCGGCCAGATTGCAGGCCGCGATCGCGTGGAAGGTGCCCAGATGGTTGTGGATGCCGAACCATTTGGGCGAGGTCACCTCGCAGACGCCGGGCTCGAGCCGCACCACCTGGGGCAGCACCGTGCCGAAGTACGGGACCCGCGCGACCATGCCGAGTGAGAACAGCGCGTGCCCGATGCGGTTGTCGGGCAGTTTCTTCCAGCCGCGGAAGGTGGCGGTTTCCTGTGTCATAGCCGTATCTTACTCAAAAGTAAGGTAGCGCGTAACCCTCCGCCGACCTGGCCCGGCATCGCGCCGGTTACCATTGCTCGGTACAGCCCGTCTCGGCGACGCGGTCCAGGTAGGCGCCCCTTCGAGGGCGTGA
Proteins encoded in this window:
- a CDS encoding hotdog fold domain-containing protein, producing the protein MTQETATFRGWKKLPDNRIGHALFSLGMVARVPYFGTVLPQVVRLEPGVCEVTSPKWFGIHNHLGTFHAIAACNLAEVAMGMLSEATVPTTHRWIPKAMNVQYLAKAETGLRAVAKLDEIPDFAAITEGVNLIVPVSIYDRDGIEVVHADITTWVTPR